DNA sequence from the Cystobacter ferrugineus genome:
GCAGGAGCGACACGAAGGACTCCAGCGCGGCGTGGCACATCGTCTCCTCGGGCGTGAACAGCCCGGGGATGAGCGAGAGGAGCTGGGGCGCGAACAGCCCGAACGCCTCCTCCGTGCCAAGCTTCACCATGGCGGACACGAAGTTCACCCCCGAGATGTGCTGCTCGCCATGGTGGCGCAGGTAATCACAGACCACCATGCCGCCGTAGCTCCACGCCACCAGGAGCGGGTTGTCCAGCCCGAGCCCGGTGATGACCGCCTGGATGTCGTCGGCCCACAGCCGCCCATCTCCATACACCCCGTGCGGCTTGTCCGAGTCCCCATGCCCTCTCAAATCCAACGCCACCAGCCGGAAGCCCAGCCCCAGGGCGCTGTGCAACTGCCGCCGCCACGCGCGGTGGCACTGGGAAAAGCCATGGATGAACAGCAGGGGCGGGCCGTGAAGGTCTCCCACGTCGTGCACCCGCAGCGCCACGCCCCCCCCACCGCGCAGGGTATGCACCCGGCGGGCGAGGGACTCGGGAAAGGAGCTGTCCACGCCCGTCGAGGCGGAGTGCGAGGACGAGGGGTGTGCGAGGAAAGGTGTGGGGGAATCCATGGTGGCTTCGGTCCGGGAATGCGAGGTCGTGAACGCCAGAAGGAATAGTCATCAGGGCAAACGATGAAGACCCCTCGGTGCGTTTCCGGCGGGCCGAAGGAGGCGGGCGCTTGCTTCGAGCGTCCACGGGTGAACAGCCATCCTCCGGAGAGCCCGCGCCGGGCACGGCGCTCGCGGGCGTGGTAAGCCGGACCCCTTTCGTCCGAGTCAGGAGTCCTCGCGCATGAAACGTTTCTTCATCGGTTCGCTCGCCGCGGTGGGCGGAGTCACCCTGCTCCTCGTCGCGGCCATCGTGGGGCTCGCCTATCTGGCGGCATCGAGCCGGCCGGGCGTGCCGGACAGCGTGGTGCTGGAGCTCGACATCACCGAGCCCCTGCGCGAGCACGTGCCGGAGGGCTCGCTGACGAGCGCCTTCGGCGAGCACGAGCCCACGGTGCGCGACGTGGTGGACGCCCTGGAGCGCGCGGGGGAGGACGGACGCGTCAAGGGCCTGCTGGTGCGGCTGGAGGGGCCGGCGGGCAGTACAGCGGTGGTGCAGGAGTTGCGTGACGCGGTGAAGGCATTCCGCTCGCGGGGCAAGAAGGCGTGGGCGTACGCGGACACCTTCGGCGAGGGCACGAGCGCCACGGGCACCTACTACCTGGCCTCGGCGTTCGACGCCATCTACGTGCAGCCCTCGGGGGACGTGTCGGTGACGGGGGTGGGGCAGGAGACGCCCTTCGCGCGCGACGCGCTGGTGAAGCTCGGCGTCAAGCCGCAGATGGGCAAGCGCCACGAGTACAAGGCCGCCGTCAACACCTTCACCGAGCAGACGTACACCGAG
Encoded proteins:
- a CDS encoding alpha/beta fold hydrolase; the encoded protein is MDSPTPFLAHPSSSHSASTGVDSSFPESLARRVHTLRGGGGVALRVHDVGDLHGPPLLFIHGFSQCHRAWRRQLHSALGLGFRLVALDLRGHGDSDKPHGVYGDGRLWADDIQAVITGLGLDNPLLVAWSYGGMVVCDYLRHHGEQHISGVNFVSAMVKLGTEEAFGLFAPQLLSLIPGLFTPEETMCHAALESFVSLLHHEEVSQETRRLVLAYTEGVPAHVRAALGARSVDNDDVLRRLSVPVLVSHGQEDRVVLPASGWHIASMVPHAQVSIFGGTGHSPFWEESRRFNRELAAFAARCW